From Aptenodytes patagonicus chromosome 1, bAptPat1.pri.cur, whole genome shotgun sequence, one genomic window encodes:
- the NOP2 gene encoding 28S rRNA (cytosine(4447)-C(5))-methyltransferase, which produces MGRKLDPTRKEKRGPGRKARKQRGAEVELARFLPPEPDTGRKKLSSHGRKRAAKRRLGAGSVPAGRRPLGGGGGGGGGGREPAVKEQVSPQKEKHAVKAAGQTPRGRSGFSDGNSKWLALAKAKKIPSKGNNVELSSDGEVEEGSWEMEEENGSSEEMVDDYGASSSEEEELLPIEKAALKQKSDRGGLSEDDSEEEEEEAAAEEASRQKMGQKEEESPDLQLNLDIDEQFKLPTNEQIEREAAEPPDLHIIHQRIKGNMEVLQDFVVKREEGRTRQEYLALLRRDMAAYYSYSDFLLMKLMDIFPLPELINFLEANEVPRPVTIRTNTLKTRRRDLAQALINRGVNLDPLGKWSKTGLVIYDSSVPIGATPEYLAGHYMLQGASSLLPVMALAPQENERILDMCCAPGGKTSYIAQLMKNTGMILANDSNAERLRSVVGNLHRLGVTNAVVSNCDGRQFPKVLGGFDRVLLDAPCSGTGVISKDPAVKTNKDEKDILRCAHLQKELILSAIDSVNAASETGGYIVYCTCSIMVEENEWVVDYALKKRNVRLVATGLDFGKEGFTRFKDRRFHPSLKSTRRFYPHTHNMDGFFVAKFKKFSNAIPQAQKDEEPAVEAATPSAVPDTVMEPQLKKKKLEGSKVDKEQKPPQPALKKRHSLQAQRRPLKAGRPSPKMMRPQVPTRKKHRVKPTGR; this is translated from the exons ATGGGGCGGAAGCTGGACCCCACCAGGAAGGAGAAGCGCGGCCCCGGGCGCAAGGCCCGCAAGCAGCGGGGGGCCGAGGTGGAGCTGGCCCGCTTCCTGCCGCCAG AGCCGGATACCGGTCGGAAGAAGCTTTCCAGTCACGGGCGGAAGAG GGCAGCGAAGAGGCGACTGGGAGCGGGCAGCGTCCCGGCGGGGAGGAGGCcgctcggaggaggaggaggaggaggaggaggagggcgagaGCCGGCAG TTAAAGAGCAGGTATCCCCACAGAAGGAGAAACATGCCGTAAAGGCAGCAGGACAAACCCCTCGTGGCCGGTCTGGCTTCAGTGATGGCAATTCAAAATGGCTGGCGCTGGCCAAAGCCAAGAAAATCCCGTCTAAAGGAAACAACGTGGAGTTATCCAGCGATGGTGAGGTGGAAGAGGGCagctgggagatggaggaggagaatGGGAGCAGCGAGGAGATGGTGGATGATTATGGTGCCTCATcatcagaggaagaagag tTGCTGCCTATTGAAAAAGCTGCCCTGAAGCAGAAGTCTGACAG GGGAGGCCTCAGTGAAGATGacagtgaagaggaggaggaggaggcggcagcagaGGAGGCAAGCAGGCAGAAAATgggacagaaggaggaagagagccCGGATCTGCAGCTCAACCTGGATATAGACGAACAATTTAAACTGCCAACAAATGAACAGATTGAGAGAGAGG CTGCTGAGCCACCTGACCTGCACATCATTCACCAGCGCATCAAGGGCAACATGGAGGTGCTGCAGGACTTTGTGGTGAAGCGGGAGGAAGGACGCACGCGACAGGAGTACCTCGCGTTGTTGCGCCGGGACATGGCTGCCTACTATTCCTACAGTGACTTCTTGCTCATGAAGCTCATGGACATCTTCCCACTCCCTGAG CTGATAAACTTCCTGGAAGCCAATGAGGTTCCCCGCCCTGTGACCATTCGCACCAACACACTCAAGACGCGGCGACGGGATCTGGCGCAG GCTCTAATCAACCGTGGTGTGAATCTTGACCCCTTGGGGAAGTGGTCGAAAACGGGACTTGTTATTTATGACTCCTCTGTGCCTATCG GTGCCACCCCTGAGTATCTGGCTGGGCACTACATGCTGCAAGGAGCCTCCAGTCTCCTCCCTGTCATGGCTCTGGCTCCACAGGAGAACGAACGCATCCTGGATATGTGCTGTGCCCCAGGAGGCAAGACCAGCTACATAG CTCAGCTTATGAAGAACACGGGTATGATCTTGGCcaatgacagcaatgctgagcgGCTACGTAGTGTGGTAGGGAACTTACATCGGCTGGGAGTCACCAATGCTGTAGTGAGTAACTGCGATGGACGCCAGTTCCCCAAG GTGCTTGGAGGGTTCGACCGTGTCTTGCTTGACGCTCCTTGTAGCGGAACAGGCGTCATTTCCAAGGATCCTGCTGTCAAAACCAACAAG gatgAGAAAGACATCCTGCGCTGTGCTcacctgcagaaggagctgattCTTAGCGCTATAGATTCAGTCAATGCTGCCTCAGAGACAGGGGGTTACATTGTCTACTGCACTTGCTCCATCATG GTGGAGGAGAATGAGTGGGTTGTGGATTATGCCCTGAAGAAACGCAACGTTCGTTTGGTGGCCACAGGCCTGGACTTTGGCAAGGAAGGCTTCACCAG GTTCAAGGACCGTCGCTTCCACCCCTCCCTCAAGTCTACGCGGCGTTTCTATCCCCACACGCATAATATGGATGGGTTCTTCGTTGCCAAGTTCAAGAAATTCTCTAATGCCATCCCCCAGGCACAAAAAG atgaagaacCTGCTGTGGAAGCAGCAACTCCGTCCGCTGTCCCTGATACCGTCATGGAGC